One Candidatus Nanopelagicales bacterium genomic window carries:
- a CDS encoding ABC transporter ATP-binding protein, producing the protein MSAQALTRTFGDKRAVDDLSLDIPAGSFFGICGPNGAGKTTMLKMATGLLRPTSGSIAVDGIDVWSDPVAAKRRFGFVPDNPRVFDRLNAPEVLEYIGALRGMDPATVRERSEQILDALDLQKDRGTIIADYSLGMTKRIGLAAAMLHNPRVLILDEPFGSLDPVNTAVMEGLLKLHRKGGGTVVFSSHVMDVVERLCDQIVIIDEGRVKAEGTVAEVSGGKRLQDAFVDLVGGRAFDDRGMQWFGSSSD; encoded by the coding sequence ATTTCTGCCCAGGCCCTGACGCGCACCTTCGGTGACAAGCGCGCCGTGGACGACTTGTCACTCGACATCCCCGCCGGATCGTTTTTCGGCATTTGTGGGCCCAACGGTGCTGGCAAAACCACCATGCTCAAGATGGCCACCGGGCTGCTGCGGCCAACGAGTGGATCCATCGCGGTCGACGGGATCGACGTCTGGTCTGACCCGGTCGCGGCCAAGCGCCGATTCGGATTCGTGCCTGACAATCCCCGCGTCTTCGATCGGCTGAACGCGCCAGAAGTCCTTGAGTACATCGGTGCTCTGCGTGGGATGGATCCGGCCACGGTTCGCGAACGCAGCGAGCAGATTCTCGATGCCCTCGATCTGCAGAAGGATCGCGGGACGATCATCGCTGACTACTCACTCGGCATGACAAAGCGAATCGGACTTGCCGCGGCAATGTTGCACAACCCGCGAGTCCTCATCCTCGACGAACCATTCGGGTCGTTGGACCCAGTGAATACCGCCGTCATGGAGGGGTTGCTCAAACTGCACCGTAAGGGCGGCGGAACCGTAGTGTTCTCCTCCCACGTGATGGACGTGGTTGAACGACTCTGTGACCAGATCGTGATCATCGATGAGGGCAGGGTCAAAGCGGAAGGGACTGTCGCTGAGGTTTCCGGCGGCAAACGCCTGCAGGACGCTTTCGTGGACTTGGTCGGCGGCCGCGCATTTGACGACCGGGGCATGCAATGGTTCGGGTCTTCGTCCGACTGA